One genomic region from Glaciimonas sp. PAMC28666 encodes:
- a CDS encoding Fis family transcriptional regulator: protein MSKESIQDVVKKSLEKYFKDLGEQPPTNVYDMVISTVEKPVLEAVIARAEGNQSHAAEMLGINRNTLRKKLQQHGLL from the coding sequence ATGAGCAAAGAAAGTATTCAGGACGTTGTCAAGAAAAGCCTCGAGAAGTATTTTAAGGACTTGGGCGAGCAGCCGCCGACGAATGTTTATGACATGGTAATTTCCACGGTCGAAAAACCGGTGCTGGAAGCTGTCATAGCGCGCGCCGAAGGAAATCAGTCGCACGCGGCTGAAATGTTGGGAATTAATCGCAATACATTGCGGAAGAAACTTCAGCAGCACGGCTTATTGTAA